The DNA window CTTTGAGAACTCTCATCAGGTCTTGAAAATTTGTACAAATCAAGTGAACTTACTATCTTGTACTCACTGTACCCAATGTCAATCTGATAAAACTTGCCCAGGAAACTGGAATTTTCATCCTCCTCCCTTTCTACTTCTTGTACAATGATAGCATAAGTATAGGTTGGATGGTATGAGCCATATATATCCCCTCCTTCAGCATCGACAAGATAGCCAACGTATTCTCCTGGATAAAAAACATTCATTGGATCCATAAGAAGTGTGTAGTGGATTTCAGATGGTATGGGAGTTCCGGGCATTGGTAGTTCAAGTTTCGATGGTTCTGAAGAGTCATACTTCACCCCCAAACTGTCCAGTTTTTCACTAATTCTATAGATATCATTGCAGCCCAACATGGCAATTAAATAAGAAGTATCAGAAATCAGATTATCAGTTGCAGACTTCAGGGTCATTGCTAATGCTAGAAGGAAATTGATGTCTTTGCTGTCAGAGTGCTGTATATAAAGCAATATTACTGCACTTCCATAtctctttaaaaaagcaaatgtttCACTTCTGCTGTGAGGAATAGGAGCGAAACCTTTAACCCTTAGTGTTGTTTGCAGCTTCTCAAAACAGGAAACTTTCAAGCCTTCTCGTAAGGTTTTGCAGAGTCTTATGGCTTTCTCCTCATTGGCTAAGAATGCATTGTCATTTTCATGTTTCATAATTCTAATAAGGCCCGTAACAAACTGTTCAGAAGACAGCAGTAACTGGAGCCTTCCCTGAAGAGAACAAAGTGCTCCAAACTGACAGAGTTTGGGGGATTCTTCATCCAACTGCTCTTCAAGAATACTGCTGAGAAGACGAGGCCGTAGTTTCTGAGGAAACAGCATTATCAGCTTAGTGTGAAAACCATGGTCTTTTCCCAAGTAACACTGGCTAAGATCAACCAGCATTTGCACACCAATGTTTCCTTGTATTCTACTTTTGTAATGCGGTGCATCATCAAAAACTAAGATGCTTGATTTCACCAGTCTACCATCTTGACTAGGAAGGTAAAGAGCCAGATCTCGCACATTCTCCAGGTCACTTCTAACCTTAACAGATTCATTCTGAAGGCTTTTGAACAGGCCAGAAACAACTCGCTTAACGGTACGCATTTCATTAGGATCAAGCTGTTTTCCCTCAGAATTCTTGAATATACGACTCAGAACCTCCACATACTGCTTTGTTGAAATGACATCTTCAGTGCCTAAGTGTTTGAATAACTGGTGGAAGCTACCAAGTTCTAATGGAAGCTTGTACAGGTAAGGCTTAAAATCAGATTCATACTCAAGATTTATTACTACTTCCTCAGGCTTCAACAACTTCCAACCTTCTTCAACCATCACAAAAGAAACCCCCCGAAGCTGAAATCGGAATTCCCTTTTCTCTGTACTAAGATATTCATAAATACTCCTTAGAACTTTAACCCTTGTTTTTACCATCTCCTCATCCAGTGTTGTTATATTGCATATATTTCTACAGTTATTTATAACTTTGTCCAGAGGGGGATCCAAGTTGACATTGAGCATAGTCAAAACCTGCTCAAGCTGTTCTTGCGGACCTAGACTGCTTTCTTCTTGTTCCTTGATACTCAAAGGTGTTGCTTTTTCTGGAAGAATAGGACACGAAGTCCACAGAAGCTGCAAGACGTCAGTCTGTTTGAATTTAGGATTCACTTGGGCTCCACTAAATTTTATGAGAGGGAGTGTTCCATTAACCTCTTGATACTGGGGGTGGAATCTGACAATTTCTGCAGGAGCACGTTCTGGACACAAGAAGGCGATTGAAGATAATTCTTTCAGAAAGTTTCCAGAGAACAAATCAGCTCTTTCTTGAAATATGTGATGAAGGAGTACGTCCACTGTATTCTGCAGCGTATCCTTAGTCCAGTTTTCCGTGTTAGCTCTCATGCTGATCTCTTTAGCAAACTGCAAAACCTGCTGTTGGGAAATGACGTATTTTAGCCCCATGTTTCGTAGAAATGCAACCCAGGATGTAAGGAATACAGCACGATTCTTGGGTTTGGTGAGCTGCTCCAGTTTTTTAAAGAAGTCTTGTGGTATGAAGAGTTTTTCAGGAAGCATGACTTCAAATACTCTTACAGTCCTGTCATAAAAATTCTTTGCAGGTTTTAGCCTATTGCATGTATCGTGAATGACCAAAAAGCTCTCTAACTTTTCAAACAGCTGCTCTTTTATTTCAGTTGATTCCTCAATGCTGGAGAGCCTGTTCTTTAAGTAAATAAGATGTTCCAGTTTCGCATCGTAAGAGAGACTTTCAATCTTTGGCAAAAGGTGCTTCAAATAAACTTCAAGGTCATCTACTGGGACGCACCCAAGAACACTGTACAAGTCATTCAAATGGATTTTCTCTTCAAGAAAGACAGACGAAGTTGACTGTGTCCACCTGTCCACTTCAGCCGCGGGGATGCTTCTTGTGAGGACGTAACATGCTCCACCTTTTGAAATACTTATGTATCGTCCGCTGATAGATTTATAGCATGGAAGGGACCTCAAAACTTTGATGTCATCCTGAGATGTCAAATGACTGAGATTGCAATTGAAATACATTAAGAGCGCCTCAAAGTCACTTTCAGCTAATCTTTCAGTCTTGAACGTTGAGGTCTGAACCATGTAATGTATAGCTCTTAAAATGCTTGATGGATTATCTATATTTGCTGTGTGTCCTGACAATAATGGCACTAGTCCACTGTCCTTGGAGCAAATTTTGTTCAAGGCAAGCTGAATACAACCAGTTTTCATTAACGCATGGAAAACTTTATCAGTTTGACAATTTGGGAAGAGTGCTATGTGCATCAGGCTGAGAGGAAGCAAGACATCGTGGTCTGGTACAACAAGGTGATTGGAGGAGACGGTGAATTTTGTACCTGGAAGCAACGCCCAATCTTTCAAAGTAGTAACGACATCATCAAATGTTGGTTTTGCATCTTCCTGGTCATCTTTGGCATTTACAGATTCACTAATAAAATGCCACGTGTTCTTAAGCCAAGATTCACTTGCAAAGTTCTCTTTCCATCTCATACACCCTCTGGCCTTGTATTCTCTTGGCAAAACAGATGGCAACAGATCAGCAAAGCTGGTGATATCAAATGCTTTTGCTACATTGCATTTAAGCAAAATATTGCTGTATCGCAAATAAAGCGTGTTCATAAACAAATCCTTACGAGAAGGGGTCAGTTCATGATAGGTTGTTAAAAACTTTGGCCGCTTTGAGTCAAAAACTTGTAGCACGCTGTCAAGGGTAATGAGCAGAGGCAACCCTTCAATGCTGATTTCATCCTCTTCTGCCTCTTTAAAACAGTAGTCCACCAGAAGTTTTAGACTGTGGAAAAGTTTTAAGTTTGTCTGCTGGAGACGACAAGGCAGTTTTCCAATGTGGCAATTGGAATCCGGAGaggaaaatgtcatcaaaaatgACCGGACATCAGAAGGAGTCACGTAGCTCACAGGAATGTCTGCATCCACAAGACAGTGATAAAGATTTGCAGTTTCATCACAGCTGTATATCAAGTTGAAACCAATTTCTAAAAGCAGATGTTTGAGTCTATACACATTCTCAGCTACTGTTTTGCGTGTTGTAATGTTGTACTCTACATTTTTGAGGTGTTGCAACTCATCCTGTAACAAGTTGTCAAAGAAAGGCCTAGCTTTGTTTGAGGTAGTCATATTAATCCAAGTAATTATAATGGCTGAATGCAAGTCCGAGCCGTCAATGTTCGGAGCTCGGACAACAGGCAAGAGGCGTTTTGACTCTTCGTGAATGCAGCTGTAAACTGCTTTCACTAGACAGTACCAATCAGGCTGCAGATCAAGCCTGTTAActgggaagaaagagagaaacttTTTCAAAGTGTCTTTCACTATATGCATGGATGTATTCTGTAGTACTGACACTGTTGGATCGCTGCCTTGAAAGTAACGCTTTTTCAGCTGAATCAGAAGTTCAACGTAGGCTGGTGCTATCAATGCTGTCATCAGACTGTTATTCCAATCACTTCGTACTCCAACTCCATTGTCATCGCGCCACAGATTTCTTCGGGCAGAATCCAGAGCAAAGTGCCCATTGACATGAAATGGCAATCCCGTTTCTAAAGAcaaaggcaagaaacaaaatgcTCTGTGTGGTTTCTTGTAGTTATGAGTAATGCACGCTGCAACTCCCCCTCGTGGAAAAAGAGTAATGTCCTCATTCTTGTGAGCTGATACGACACTCTTAGATACTTTTCCCATGGCTGAAAAACCTGACCTGTTGCAAATTAGCCAAGTTGTAAGGTTTCCTTCAGAATCGTCAGTATCCATGGTGTAAGTTATCTGTTGCACGGGTATCTCTTCAAGCTGTTTCTTCTTAGTTACACTATCGATGACGGAAGCATGGAACTGTTTCCGTTTCAGCCTATCTCCATCAGTTATTTTGCCCGTTACAGAATATAGAACATTAAGTGCGCCTGTTGTTTTCTCTATTTCACAAATGGAAATTTTTTCCATGTGATTCAAAAACATCAACAATTCTGCTCCGTCTGTGCGCAGTTTATCAAGAAGGTTTTGCACCATTCTGTCTGAACATGGCACTGGGGAGATTTCTGAAACTTTGGCCATTTCTCCATTTCGAAGTGGAAATCTAAACATGGTGCAGTTGTCCAGTTTAAAGTGGTCACCTAAATAAAGATCCAACACGTCTGAAAACTGTGTTCTGAAATCATTGTCCAGATCTCTAAACATGCGTCCGGGACTAATTGATGTTGCACCTGGTGCATATCTAGCATGAGGATCAAAAATACAAAGTATATCATTCCCAGAAATGAATGAAGGGCAGTCTGTTATGTGATACACAGAATTGAATCCTATACCATACTGACCAGTTTTACATGGATTGCCTTCTTTAGTACCTTTCCCAAGATTCTGAATCCCTCTGATGTCATCTTCTGTAAAAGGTTGATTGTTGAAGACACACAGTGCGGGCCCTTGAAGCGGTGCCCATTTTTCATCAAATATCCGATCAACTGGATGTTGTCGAGGGTCAAACACAAAACAGACTTCAGTAgctttggcatcatctgcatTCTGAAGAAGCTCtttcagcatttctttctctGATGGGTATGCATTAAGAATACTTTTAATTCTGCCTGttaatttttctttctgtccAAACTCAGACCCAAGAGTAGTAAAGCAGATATTGGATGCATATCTTTCCAAGGCTTTATGTCGCTTGGGTATAGCACCAAGCTTCACAGCTACTTCTCTAGGAATATCTGCATGGCAGTATTTTACAGTGGTGTCTTTCACTTTTATCCAGGGGCAATCATTGTAACACAGAGAATCAgcaggcagaagagcaagatgagTATCTGGTAATAAAATTTTGCcatacttttttttacagtattctTGCTTCTTTTCTCTAATGAGACTCCATATTCCTTCACTGATGATTCTTCTACAAAGCTGAAATTTTTCTTCTGTCAGTGGTttactttccctttcctgaacaaTTGATTCAAGAACCTGAGCAAAATCTTCTACTGTAAATGAATGATGCACGCCTACACTTTCAAAAAGTTCACGAAAACTATTTCTGTATTTATTAGACAGTTGATGGAGATATGGTGCTGCCTCAAAATTCAGATGAAAGGACACTTTAGTGGGGTCAACATAGCCATTTTCAACAAGAATGAAACTACAGTTTTTCAGTTCCTCAATGATGACAGCTTTTGCGGTTTCATTCTGTAGGAGTGCCTCATGGAGATATTTATAGCAAGCATTGGTAATGTTTTCCTGATACAAAGTAATGCCATCAAAGGACTTTGCAACTTCTTTCAGTTGATTTATTACCATAGTAATGGTTGGTTTCTTCAACAAGCCTAAAAACTCTTTGACAGCCAATGGAATGTTCCCACAACCTTTAAAAGAATGGGAGTTTTCATTAAGAATTGGTTTTAAGAGACAAATTACGTCTTGGTGATCAGCTGTGAAAAGGTCCATTGCTGAAAACATCATTTCAGATTCAAAATCAGTACCCTTCCAGTGCAATGAGAAACCTGCTGGTTTTGTCATAAACGGAAGAAAAGAAATTGTTTGAAATTTTTCAATGAATTCTTCAGATCTAGGATCTTTGTATTTAAGTTTCTCATCTATGAGATTTAATATTATGCTGCTTCTGAGACATGCCGAAGCATGATCAGTCCTATTAATGGCTGCTACCGATTCTGTACGTTCAACCAGGTCTTCCCATGAAATATCATCTTTAAGCATGCCTAACTGAACTAGTTTAACCAAAACTACTGGATTGAGGTAGTCTTGATTGGTGCCATGGGGAAATCTTCCATCTTCTTTATCATACAATTTTGCAACACGACCTTCAGGATGGATCAGTCTTGAAGGTTCCACCAGAGGATGTTCAACTAAAGAACAAGGAATACATGGAGTAACAGACAAAATTTCTGAGAACTCAGCAATCTTTTCACTTAAAACATACTGCATTAAAGGATCACGAAGTTCTGCTTCAATTTCTTCAATGTTTGGGAAAAACACTTCAGAAAAGAACTGTCTCTCTGAAAAAGTATTCTCTAGTAATACCTGTTTACATCCAGCCTCTTCAAAGCCATTTTTGACCCATGAAGGAAGGTCTACAGCACAAAGATTTTTTGAGCCAGTTTTTTTAAGGTATTTGAGAAAAATCTTGAAGGCAGCTGCTCCAATATCTGGACGTTTCAATAGTGAATCATCTAAGAACCTTACATTCTTCATGGAAACCCAAGAAGAACCATCAGAGAAAACTCGAATTCCTTCTTTGCCTTTCATGTGAGCTATTTCTTCATAAAACCCTTGACATATAATTGAAAAATCATCATGCACTAAGTCAGGATCAGGCCACACTGCACAGTAACTGTAATTCTCTAGCTCTCCACCAACTGCCATGTTGCGTAAAACCACAAGAGTTTCCAAATACGCTTTCACAATGACATGCCGCATGAAGACTGCGTTCCACCTGCCTTTTGTGTCAGTCTTCCATATTTCTTTTCGATTTGATGTAACTGCAAAGGAACCATTAATGTGAATAGGTAGACCAGTTTTGATTCGAAGGGGTAAATAGCAGAACACTTCTCCCAAATTGCTACAGTTGggcttcacagtccatttttgaTCCTGAGTTTCAGATAACATAACTCCTACTGAACCACAAGGGACAAGTCCTAGCCTTCGTCCACTTTCATGTAATGAGAATTTTAAGGCTTCCCCGGTGTCCATGCAAGAACATATAAGCCATGTTGTAGTGTCTACTGTTTTTTGTGGCAGTTCATCAGCGGGCCTTTTTGTCTGCCCAGATTTAGCCATTTCTGCAAAAGATGGTGTTTCGTCATCTGACCCCCTAAAGACTGGAGAATGCAAGTCAGCAATCCGCCTAAATACATGATGAAACTCTTCCACTACTATTTGCAATATGCATGAGGACTTTGGTGATTCTGTAGGAAGCCTTTTCATACTACTACTACATGTTTTCATGACTTTAGCAGCTTCCTTGAGAACACTTATTACAGGAGTAGTTATTGCTTTGGACAAACACAGATTTTTTCTAATAGTCACAGTATCTTGCGCAGTCCCTGGGTCAGTTTCTTCTGTTTTCAAATACTTCAAAACCATGGAGTTAACATTTTGAGTAAAGAGTATTAGCCTGTGTCCACAGATACTAAATTCATCCACCAGAGAATAGATATCTGCAGTATTGTAGCAAGTACTGCTGACTTCACTTACTTTAGCCTCCTGTTGACTTCTAAAAGAAAGTCTGAAAAGTGTCCCTTTGTAATTGTAGGGTGCCTCAACTGTCAATGGAAGCTGACAACCAAAGACACCTATAAAAGGTTTGAACTGATTAGGGAATTTTCTAAGTCTTTTCTGTTGCTTACTCCAATTAATTTTGATTCCAGGATTAGACTTATCCCGTATATGTTTGCTAAGGTGGTTGATATTTGGGTCAAACATGATCATAAACTCTCTGCTCATAATGATGGGGATATCAGTGACATGATAAACAGAATTGAAACCCAAGCCAAATTTTCCAACTTTGTCAACCTCTGCTCTTTTTAGGGACTCTCCTAATCGAGTTATATTAAGGAAGTCAGAGTCAGAAAATTCAGAGTTGTTGAAAGACCACAGAGCTGGTCCATGACAAGCTGCCATTCCTGGATCCAAAAGATTTTCCCTTATGTCATTATTTCGCCTCATGTCTATCAAAAAGTTACACTCAGTTGCATTAGCATCATCAGCATTCTGAAGGAGTTCTTTGAAGGTATCTGATACAGAAGGGTATtcctccaaaatatttttaattcttaCAGTTAGGGGCTCTCTTTGCCCGGACTGTTCAAACCC is part of the Sphaerodactylus townsendi isolate TG3544 linkage group LG04, MPM_Stown_v2.3, whole genome shotgun sequence genome and encodes:
- the SACS gene encoding sacsin isoform X2 — protein: MSARVTVLHDYVGCRTFELLPSVSVGGIKELIYPETGFPVSEQRLYHHGRELPDFVKIGDLQTSQNHVFLHLLSKGLKGGGRFGQTTPPLVDFLKDILRRYPEGGQILKELIQNAEDAGATEVRFLYDETQYGTESLWSKDMAQYQGPALYVYNNAVFTPEDWHGIQEIARSRKKDDPLKVGRFGIGFNSVYHITDVPSIFSGDQIGMLDPHQVLFGPRESGQCWNLKDDSKEINELTDQFSPFIGVFGSTKETFKHGQFPGTFFRFPLRQQPSQLSSNVYNKEKVLELFESFRADADTVLLFLKCVQDVSLHVREADGSERLIFRVTAGESKALKHERPNSIKILGSAINQYCKGVPSNSITCVTYHINIVLEDESVKDAQKTSWLVCNSVGGRGMCSDLDGLADDLKYIPIIGIAMSLSTDGEEKGAVAQFSGRAFCFLPLPPGEESKTGLPVHVSGFFGLTDNRRSIKWRELDQWRDPAALWNELLVANIVPKAYAVLILEAIKRMETEKNSDFPLSAERIYMLWPEKNKTKVHWHPIIEPLLKELFQNAVIYSVSDHWIKVEQVYFSEMEENLEYTQAVLNYLKDAGKEVAKVSESIANAVDLILSSTKPVKKVTPGTVRQVLRKSGHRGSAGEKLHILEFVLSDGNYSELIGLELLPLQNGSFISFCSSASDQDAVYITSEAYPRSLFPGLEGRLLADDLKPHVLSALKEAAKSRGRPCTQLQLLNPERFARLVKEVLNTFWPNREIMVQWSPLSEDQNHPPISWLKMVWRNLYIHFSEDLSLFDDMPLIPKTLLDKDQEVIDLIRLRTPSPVILDDGSETQLPELLADIIEQLGGIVLKELDPSIQHPLLKKYLHAPLPSVVLQIMEKLSLQKLTDHVVSFSTSCKNALRSFLASLTDVTEKEKRIINELAIFRRAERSPDEDISFTALKGCKILHHTAKLPPNVKLSVSLIDSSDEATIRLVNILKLEQLKTSDCMKFILKDIQNDFYSIEETTQIMLWFLENLTFLKNENAEVLDWLIPLKFIQVTEEKLVSANELFDPEVEVLQNLFYGEEEHTFPPSVFKTSPDILHSLRLIGLKSENNLEDRDILGIAHKIENLKDSASTDQDALRRKARTLLTILNKSSSWLHSPETKAMLKKIKWIPACKERPPNYPNSLPWKGDHCSLCLPPEMCDSSQAILVGSSVPLVENVRSTAAKALGISIKPSIKSVLKHFKVVVDWHSSKKFSDEDYYQFQHILLEIYGFMNDHLDEGKEAFKALKFPWVWTGKSFCSLSQAIIKSAYDLDLQPHLYNVPKTMTKFHQLFKCCGSIEQLTPDHVSMVIQKIYLKSEHSLTEEESKQNLHIMLNIIRWLYSCQIPASLNTPMPLYSSKKPYRLAMKPIHECCYCDIKVDDLNDLLEDAVEPIILVHEDIPMKTAEWLNVPCLSTRLINPENMGFEQSGQREPLTVRIKNILEEYPSVSDTFKELLQNADDANATECNFLIDMRRNNDIRENLLDPGMAACHGPALWSFNNSEFSDSDFLNITRLGESLKRAEVDKVGKFGLGFNSVYHVTDIPIIMSREFMIMFDPNINHLSKHIRDKSNPGIKINWSKQQKRLRKFPNQFKPFIGVFGCQLPLTVEAPYNYKGTLFRLSFRSQQEAKVSEVSSTCYNTADIYSLVDEFSICGHRLILFTQNVNSMVLKYLKTEETDPGTAQDTVTIRKNLCLSKAITTPVISVLKEAAKVMKTCSSSMKRLPTESPKSSCILQIVVEEFHHVFRRIADLHSPVFRGSDDETPSFAEMAKSGQTKRPADELPQKTVDTTTWLICSCMDTGEALKFSLHESGRRLGLVPCGSVGVMLSETQDQKWTVKPNCSNLGEVFCYLPLRIKTGLPIHINGSFAVTSNRKEIWKTDTKGRWNAVFMRHVIVKAYLETLVVLRNMAVGGELENYSYCAVWPDPDLVHDDFSIICQGFYEEIAHMKGKEGIRVFSDGSSWVSMKNVRFLDDSLLKRPDIGAAAFKIFLKYLKKTGSKNLCAVDLPSWVKNGFEEAGCKQVLLENTFSERQFFSEVFFPNIEEIEAELRDPLMQYVLSEKIAEFSEILSVTPCIPCSLVEHPLVEPSRLIHPEGRVAKLYDKEDGRFPHGTNQDYLNPVVLVKLVQLGMLKDDISWEDLVERTESVAAINRTDHASACLRSSIILNLIDEKLKYKDPRSEEFIEKFQTISFLPFMTKPAGFSLHWKGTDFESEMMFSAMDLFTADHQDVICLLKPILNENSHSFKGCGNIPLAVKEFLGLLKKPTITMVINQLKEVAKSFDGITLYQENITNACYKYLHEALLQNETAKAVIIEELKNCSFILVENGYVDPTKVSFHLNFEAAPYLHQLSNKYRNSFRELFESVGVHHSFTVEDFAQVLESIVQERESKPLTEEKFQLCRRIISEGIWSLIREKKQEYCKKKYGKILLPDTHLALLPADSLCYNDCPWIKVKDTTVKYCHADIPREVAVKLGAIPKRHKALERYASNICFTTLGSEFGQKEKLTGRIKSILNAYPSEKEMLKELLQNADDAKATEVCFVFDPRQHPVDRIFDEKWAPLQGPALCVFNNQPFTEDDIRGIQNLGKGTKEGNPCKTGQYGIGFNSVYHITDCPSFISGNDILCIFDPHARYAPGATSISPGRMFRDLDNDFRTQFSDVLDLYLGDHFKLDNCTMFRFPLRNGEMAKVSEISPVPCSDRMVQNLLDKLRTDGAELLMFLNHMEKISICEIEKTTGALNVLYSVTGKITDGDRLKRKQFHASVIDSVTKKKQLEEIPVQQITYTMDTDDSEGNLTTWLICNRSGFSAMGKVSKSVVSAHKNEDITLFPRGGVAACITHNYKKPHRAFCFLPLSLETGLPFHVNGHFALDSARRNLWRDDNGVGVRSDWNNSLMTALIAPAYVELLIQLKKRYFQGSDPTVSVLQNTSMHIVKDTLKKFLSFFPVNRLDLQPDWYCLVKAVYSCIHEESKRLLPVVRAPNIDGSDLHSAIIITWINMTTSNKARPFFDNLLQDELQHLKNVEYNITTRKTVAENVYRLKHLLLEIGFNLIYSCDETANLYHCLVDADIPVSYVTPSDVRSFLMTFSSPDSNCHIGKLPCRLQQTNLKLFHSLKLLVDYCFKEAEEDEISIEGLPLLITLDSVLQVFDSKRPKFLTTYHELTPSRKDLFMNTLYLRYSNILLKCNVAKAFDITSFADLLPSVLPREYKARGCMRWKENFASESWLKNTWHFISESVNAKDDQEDAKPTFDDVVTTLKDWALLPGTKFTVSSNHLVVPDHDVLLPLSLMHIALFPNCQTDKVFHALMKTGCIQLALNKICSKDSGLVPLLSGHTANIDNPSSILRAIHYMVQTSTFKTERLAESDFEALLMYFNCNLSHLTSQDDIKVLRSLPCYKSISGRYISISKGGACYVLTRSIPAAEVDRWTQSTSSVFLEEKIHLNDLYSVLGCVPVDDLEVYLKHLLPKIESLSYDAKLEHLIYLKNRLSSIEESTEIKEQLFEKLESFLVIHDTCNRLKPAKNFYDRTVRVFEVMLPEKLFIPQDFFKKLEQLTKPKNRAVFLTSWVAFLRNMGLKYVISQQQVLQFAKEISMRANTENWTKDTLQNTVDVLLHHIFQERADLFSGNFLKELSSIAFLCPERAPAEIVRFHPQYQEVNGTLPLIKFSGAQVNPKFKQTDVLQLLWTSCPILPEKATPLSIKEQEESSLGPQEQLEQVLTMLNVNLDPPLDKVINNCRNICNITTLDEEMVKTRVKVLRSIYEYLSTEKREFRFQLRGVSFVMVEEGWKLLKPEEVVINLEYESDFKPYLYKLPLELGSFHQLFKHLGTEDVISTKQYVEVLSRIFKNSEGKQLDPNEMRTVKRVVSGLFKSLQNESVKVRSDLENVRDLALYLPSQDGRLVKSSILVFDDAPHYKSRIQGNIGVQMLVDLSQCYLGKDHGFHTKLIMLFPQKLRPRLLSSILEEQLDEESPKLCQFGALCSLQGRLQLLLSSEQFVTGLIRIMKHENDNAFLANEEKAIRLCKTLREGLKVSCFEKLQTTLRVKGFAPIPHSRSETFAFLKRYGSAVILLYIQHSDSKDINFLLALAMTLKSATDNLISDTSYLIAMLGCNDIYRISEKLDSLGVKYDSSEPSKLELPMPGTPIPSEIHYTLLMDPMNVFYPGEYVGYLVDAEGGDIYGSYHPTYTYAIIVQEVEREEDENSSFLGKFYQIDIGYSEYKIVSSLDLYKFSRPDESSQSRDSAPSTPTSPTEFPAHGPRTIPPLFPGKESHKTSSSKHHSPKKAKANSLSEILREVTSVVEQAWKLPESERKKIIRRLYLKWHPDKNAENLDIANEVFKHLQNEINRLEKQAFIDQNADRASRRTFSSSASRFQSDKFSFQRFYTSWNQEATSHKSERQQSKEKCPSSTGPSYSQRFFVPPTFKSVGNPVEARRWLRQARANFSAARNDLHKNANEWVCFKCYLSTKLALIAADYAVRGKSDKDVKPTALAQKIEEYSQQLEGLTNDVHTLEAYGVDSLKTRYPDLLPFPQIPNDRFTSEVAMRVMECTACIIIKLENFIQQKV